Proteins from one Triticum aestivum cultivar Chinese Spring chromosome 7A, IWGSC CS RefSeq v2.1, whole genome shotgun sequence genomic window:
- the LOC123151385 gene encoding pollen receptor-like kinase 3, translating into MGPSAHHHHLLLLLVAGIAAAVLPLGGAAEGMSETEALIHLKKSFSNSSSVSSWLLTDNGGQSPCAPGSHEWHGVVCARGKVAGLRLSGLQLGGTIDVDALSSFPDLRSVSFAGNNFTGPLPSFHRLTALKSMFLSDNKFHGDIPDEFFPNLNHLKKLWLDGNELSGPIPASLAEAEQLIELHLERNKFSGELPPAPPMALKSFDVSDNDLDGVVPEAFRRFDVSGFRRNQYLCYVPTPGKPCKRPEITPESTSWLGVVLAMLLALAIVVVVVFSASGGQPTPVHGYDHAHKGDTEEAPPVYMVKQGSSTAQKRSMSWLGRRTGGSSAGGTGGGHRRASSAAKVDDLSTGGVAGDLVIVNDCKGVFGLTDLMKAAAQMIGSGGLGSAYKAVMANGVAVVVKRARDMNRATRVAFEAEMKRLGGIRHANLLPPLAYHYRKDEKLLVYEYIPKGNLLYVLHGDRSVDYAALDWPTRLKVTAGVARGAAFLHAELAAAGHDVPHGNLKSSNVLLAPDFEPLLVDFGYSSLVNYTESPASMFSRRAPECVAGNPASAKADVYCLGIVLLEILTGKFPSQYNANGGTDLVMWATTAQADGHEQDLFDQGIVTACRYALPDMKRLLQIAMECVEADLERRPDMKQAASRVEETVAAALATVRQEAPAHAAVGRDESMQRVTSAGIS; encoded by the coding sequence ATGGGCCCCTCcgcgcaccaccaccacctcctcctcctcctcgtcgccggcatcgCCGCGGCGGTCCTCCCGTTGGGGGGCGCCGCCGAGGGCATGAGCGAGACGGAGGCGCTGATCCACCTGAAGAAGTCATTCTCCAACTCCTCCTCGGTCTCGTCGTGGCTCCTCACAGACAACGGCGGCCAGTCCCCGTGCGCCCCGGGGTCGCACGAGTGGCACGGCGTGGTATGCGCCCGCGGCAAGGTCGCCGGGCTCCGCCTCAGCGGGCTCCAGCTCGGCGGCACCATCGACGTCGACGCGCTCTCCAGCTTCCCCGACCTCCGCTCCGTCTCCTTCGCCGGCAACAACTTCACCGGCCCGCTCCCCAGCTTCCACCGCCTCACCGCGCTCAAGTCCATGTTCCTCTCCGACAACAAGTTCCACGGCGACATCCCCGACGAGTTCTTCCCGAACCTTAACCACCTCAAGAAGCTCTGGCTCGACGGCAACGAGCTCTCGGGCCCCATCCCGGCGTCCCTCGCCGAGGCCGAGCAGCTCATCGAGCTCCACCTCGAGCGCAACAAGTTCTCCGGGGAGCTCCCTCCCGCGCCGCCCATGGCGCTCAAGTCGTTCGACGTGTCCGACAACGACCTCGACGGCGTCGTCCCGGAGGCGTTCCGGCGGTTCGACGTCAGCGGGTTCCGCAGGAACCAGTACCTCTGCTACGTGCCGACCCCCGGGAAGCCGTGCAAGCGCCCGGAGATCACGCCCGAGTCGACCAGCTGGCTCGGCGTGGTGCTGGCCATGCTGCTCGCCTTGGCAATCGTGGTCGTCGTCGTCTTCTCCGCGAGCGGCGGCCAGCCGACCCCCGTCCACGGCTACGACCACGCCCACAAGGGCGACACGGAGGAGGCGCCGCCGGTGTACATGGTGAAGCAGGGATCATCGACAGCGCAGAAGCGGAGCATGTCGTGGCTCGGGAGGAGGACGGGAGGGTCGTCGGCGGGCGGCACCGGCGGGGGGCACCGTCGGGCGTCGTCCGCGGCGAAGGTGGACGACTTGAGCACCGGGGGCGTCGCCGGGGACCTGGTCATCGTGAACGACTGCAAGGGCGTGTTCGGTCTGACGGACCTGATGAAGGCGGCGGCGCAGATGATCGGCAGCGGCGGGCTCGGGTCGGCGTACAAGGCGGTGATGGCCAACGGCGTGGCGGTGGTGGTGAAGCGCGCGCGCGACATGAACCGCGCCACCAGGGTCGCGTTCGAGGCCGAGATGAAGCGCCTGGGCGGCATCCGCCACGCCAACCTGCTGCCGCCGCTGGCGTACCACTACCGCAAGGACGAGAAGCTGCTGGTGTACGAATACATCCCCAAGGGCAACCTCCTCTACGTGCTCCACGGGGACCGCAGCGTGGACTACGCGGCGCTGGACTGGCCGACGCGGCTCAAGGTGACGGCCGGCGTGGCGCGCGGCGCGGCGTTCCTccacgcggagctcgccgccgccgggcacgACGTGCCGCACGGCAACCTCAAGTCGTCCAACGTGCTCCTCGCGCCGGACTTCGAGCCGCTGCTCGTCGACTTCGGCTACTCCAGCCTCGTCAACTACACGGAGTCGCCGGCGTCCATGTTCTCGCGCCGGGCCCCCGAGTGCGTCGCCGGGAACCCGGCTTCCGCCAAGGCCGACGTGTACTGCCTCGGCATCGTCCTCCTCGAGATCCTCACCGGCAAGTTCCCCTCGCAATACAACGCGAATGGCGGCACGGACCTCGTCATGTGGGCGACCACGGCGCAGGCCGACGGCCACGAGCAGGACCTGTTCGACCAGGGCATCGTGACGGCGTGCAGGTACGCGCTGCCGGACATGAAGCGGCTGCTGCAGATCGCGATGGAGTGCGTGGAGGCGGACCTGGAGAGGCGGCCGGACATGAAGCAGGCCGCGTCGAGGGTGGAGGAGACCGTGGCCGCGGCGCTGGCGACGGTGAGGCAGGAGGCACCCGCGCACGCCGCGGTCGGGAGAGACGAGTCCATGCAGCGGGTGACGAGTGCCGGCATCTCGTGA